In one Bacillota bacterium genomic region, the following are encoded:
- a CDS encoding N-acetylmuramoyl-L-alanine amidase: MDYPNRHAVGWWYDAAPEGCILHGTRSGESRSIHDELIATATWAAGEPYYIDWETGQRVYLAWHVTIGEGEIACHLPLNRWGWHAGSHSRRWFGAEFAQPTGDDPITDLQVQTFCWWWRNVVRKRWPGVPDHFLGHSEVRQGINAGKTDPYTVGSPEMDNLRRRILSLVNGG, encoded by the coding sequence CTGGATTACCCCAACCGGCACGCCGTCGGCTGGTGGTACGATGCGGCGCCCGAGGGCTGCATCCTGCACGGCACCAGGTCGGGCGAGTCCAGGAGCATTCACGACGAGCTGATCGCCACGGCGACGTGGGCGGCCGGCGAGCCCTACTACATCGACTGGGAGACGGGCCAGAGGGTGTATCTCGCCTGGCACGTCACCATCGGGGAAGGGGAGATCGCCTGCCACCTGCCCCTGAACCGGTGGGGATGGCACGCCGGCAGCCACAGCCGGCGATGGTTTGGCGCCGAGTTCGCCCAGCCGACCGGCGACGACCCGATCACCGATCTCCAGGTGCAGACGTTCTGCTGGTGGTGGAGGAACGTGGTCCGGAAGCGGTGGCCCGGGGTGCCTGACCATTTCCTGGGGCACAGCGAGGTCCGGCAGGGGATCAACGCCGGCAAGACGGACCCGTACACGGTGGGCAGCCCCGAGATGGACAATCTCCGCCGGCGCATCCTGAGCCTGGTGAACGGTGGCTGA